GAATGTGTGAAGAAGCCTGTCCGACAACCGCTATTCAAATGACACCAGATTTTGAGCTTGGTGAATATAAGCGTCAGGACTTGGTTTACGAAAAAGAGCATTTGCTCATTTCAGGACCGGGTAAATATCCTGATTATAACTATTATCGTGTGACGGGTATGGCGGTCGCGGACAAACCAAAAGGGGCAGCTCAAAATGAATCTGCACCTATTGATCTAAGGAGCTTGCTGCCATGATGAATATCTTAAATCATCCTGAATTGGCAGGGTTTTACTCGCTTGCAGCCGTGGCTATTTTTGCCAGCCTGCGGGTGGTCACTCAAGCCAACCCCGTACATGCTATTTTATCAATGATTGTGTCATTGCTAGCGATTGCTGGGATATTTTTTGTGCTTGGTGCGCCATTCGCAGGCGCGCTTGAAATCGTGGTCTACGCAGGCGCTATCATGGTGCTGTTTGTCTTTGTCATCATGATGTTGAATCTCGGTATGAGTAATGATGAGCGCGAAGAGAAATGGCTAGATGCTGGCAGTTGGGCGATACCGACAGGTTTGACCATCATCATTGCTGTGATTCTTTATGCGCTGATTGGTCTTAATGACGACGGCACAGCGATGATTGGTGGTACCACCGTATCTGCCAAAGTAGTTGGCACGGTGTTGTTTACCAAATACGTGATGCTGATAGAAGTAGCAGCCTTATTGCTGTTGGCAGCTTTAGTGGCCGCTTATCATTTGGGTAAAGAAGCCAATGATGACGAGATTGTCAGTGACGACAGTCATAAAGGGCAGCCGAGTGCGGCTCGCACCAAGTCGTACAATCACGATAGCTCTCATGTAGAAAACAATGCAGCAGAAACGGCTGAACCTTATGAATATAAAGATGTTGATCCACGTGACTATGTGGGTGCAAAACGAGTCGTGGTTGTAAAACGAGTCACGCGCAAGGAGTCAGACTGATGGTACTAGCAGCGAGCGTGGCACAAGACGTATCGAATGTGCCGTTTGCCCATGAAGTGGCAGGCTTAGTACAGCCTGCTGCTGAGGCACAAAACTTATTGGGAATGATACCGATGAGCCATGGATTGATTTTGGCCGGTATTTTATTTGCCATTGGTTTGTGCGGCGTCATGGTACGACGTAATTTCTTATTTATGCTGATGAGCCTTGAGATCATGATGAATGCGACAGCATTGGCATTTGTCATAGCAGGGAGTCGCTGGGTCGATCCAGATGGGCAGATTATGTTTATCTTTATTTTGACGTTGGCAGCAGCCGAGGCCGCCATTGGTTTGGCAATATTATTGCGGTTTTATCATAAGCGTGGGCATCTAGATGTCGATACCGCCAATGAGATGAAAGGATGATGTCATGAGTTTATTACCATTAACCTTTATATTCCCGCTCGTTGGCTTTTTGATTTTAGCCTTTATGCGTGACAAGTTAACGGAGCAGGTGGCAGCGATTGTCGGTGTTGGTAGCATGTTGTTATCAGCATTGTGCACACTGGTTGTCAGTTATACCTTTTTGACCACCAGTCCAGCAGGAACGGTGATAGAAATACCGCTATGGACATGGTTCCAAGTTGGTGATTTTGCGCCAAATTTTGGACTTAGCTTTGATGGCTTGGCATTGACCATGACTGGCGTCATTACTGGTATTGGCTTTTTAATCCATTTGTTTGCTGCTTGGTACATGAAAGGCGATACAGGATTTGCACGCTTCTTTAGCTATATGAATTTGTTCGTCGCCAGCATGTTATTGCTGGTATTGGCAGATAACTTATTTTTACTCTATCTGGGCTGGGAAGGTGTGGGTATCTGTTCGTACTTGCTCATCGGTTACTATTATCACGATAGAGCCAATGGTCGCGCGGCGATAAAAGCCTTTACGGTTACGCGTGTGGGTGATGTGTTCTTAGCTTTTGGTCTATTTTTATTATTCCGCGAGTTTGGTACGCTCAATATTCAAGAGATTATCACGCGCGCGCCAGAAGTTTTTGACATCAATAATCCAATCATGATGTTAACCACTATGATGCTTGTGGGCGGTGCAATGGGTAAATCAGCCCAGTTGCCACTACATACGTGGCTTGCCGATGCGATGGCAGGTCCGACGCCCGTATCAGCGCTGATTCACGCTGCAACGATGGTGACAGCAGGGGTGTATTTAATCGCTCGTCTGCATCCATTATTTGAGCTGACGCCAGGTATTTTATTGTACTGGGTTGGCGGCGTAGGGGCATTAACGCTGGTCGTTGCTGGTTTTTGTGCATTGGCGCAAACAGACATCAAACGTATTCTTGCGTATTCAACCATGAGTCAGATTGGTTATATGTTCTTAGCACTTGGTGTGGGTGCATGGCAAGGGGCTATCTTCCATCTGATGACGCATGCCTTCTTTAAAGCATTGCTGTTTTTATCATCAGGTGCGGTTATTCTTGCGGTACATCATGAGCAAGATATCTTCAAGATGGGCGGCTTACGTAAAAAGATACCATTGGTATTTTGGTGTTATATCGTCGGTGGTGGTGCATTGGCTGCCATACCTTGGGTAACCGTTGGTTTTTACTCTAAAGAAGCGATTCTTTGGGAAACCTATGCGACAGGTCACTTAGTATTGTTCTACATGGGTGTGTTTGGGGCATTCTTAACGGCTATTTATACCTTCCGTATGATTTGGATTATCTTCTTTGGTGAAGAGAAAACCCATGCACACAAATTGTCAGGGGTATCGTATTGGTTACCGCTTACTGTGCTGCTAGTGCTATCAACAGCGGTTGGTGCATGGATTACGCCGCCATTACAAGGCGTGTTGCCAGAGAGCGTTGGGCATCTATTAGAAGTGGCAGGTCAAGCACATGCTAAGCACACGGCAGAATATATCGCGATGGGTGCGATGGCAGCTGGTTTGATCATCGCTGCACTGCTCTATGTGGTAAATAAAGGTCGCATACTAACCAGCTTCAAACGTTCACGCATTGGTGGTGGGCTATATCACTGGTGCTATCACGGTCTAGGCTTTGATGCGCTATATGATCTAATTTTTGTAAAACCCTTTTTATTCATCGGCCGCTTATTTAAAGCCGACCCTATTGATAAAACGTGGTATGTATTACCCAAGCTGGCTTCAGCAGGTAATAAGATATTGTCTGCGACGCAAACAGGGTCACTTCGAGGTTATGCGACAAGCTTTGGCTTGGGCATGGCTGTGCTGTTGGTGCTGGTAATGATGACGGTGGTATAAGATGATTGAGTTACAACAAACGTGGATGCTACCAGCATTAATCGCAATTCCTTTTATTGCAGGGTTGCTGTGTTGGCTGGTAGAGCGATTTAATAAGCGTCTGCCGCGCTGGATCGCGTTGGTCGGTATGATATTGACCTTTGCACTATCACTGGTGCTCTGGCAGTACGGCAATTTTAGCGGTATGAGCAAGCAAGTCATTGCACCAGACTCAGCAGTGCCTTGGGTGGCTGAATTCAGTGTGCCGTGGATACCAAGCTTTGGTATCAGTTTTCATTTGGCGCTAGATGGTTTATCACTATTAATGGTGGCATTGACAGGTCTGCTCGGTATTGCTGCTGTGGCCTGTTCATGGAATGAGATTCAACGCCGCGTTGGTTTCTTCCATCTAAACTTGCTTTGGAGTCTGGGCGGCGTCATTGGTGTTTTCTTAGCCATTGATTTGTTCTTATTCTTCTTCTTCTGGGAGATGATGCTGGTTCCTATCTATTTCTTGATCGCTATTTGGGGTCATGATGTGGTCGGTAAAACCAAAGAATATGCGGCCACCAAGTTCTTTATCTATACCCAAGCCTCTGGTCTTATCATGCTGATTGGTATTTTGATATTGGTTATTATCAGCTACGCACAAAAAGGTGTGGTGAGCTTTAACTATAATGATTTACTCGGTACGTCACTTGGCGGCTGGGAATATCCAATCATGCTGTGTTTCTTTATCGGCTTTGCAGTTAAGTTGCCGATTATTCCATTCCATGGCTGGTTGCCAGATGCGCATGCGCAGGCACCAACAGCAGGTTCGGTGGATTTGGCAGGGGTTTTGATTAAGACTGCGGCTTACGGTTTGATTCGATTTGTTTTACCGTTATTTCCTGTGGCATCTCAAGAGTTTGCGCCGATTGCGATGACGTTGGGTACGATTGGTATCTTTTACGGGGCATGGTTGGCCTTTATGCAAACCGATATGAAGCGTTTGCTGGCTTATACCAGTATCTCGCACATGGGATTTGTAGTATTGGCTATTTATGCTGGTACGCTACTGAGCTTGCAAGGTTTGATGATTCAGATGCTGGCGCATGGCTTAAGCTCAGCGGCACTCTTTATCATGGCAGGGCAGTTGTATGAACGTTTGCATACGCGCGATTTGACTTTAATGGGCGGCATGTGGGGACAGTTCCGTTACTATGCACCGATATTGATGTTCTTCTGTGCCGCG
This is a stretch of genomic DNA from Psychrobacter alimentarius. It encodes these proteins:
- the nuoK gene encoding NADH-quinone oxidoreductase subunit NuoK — its product is MGMIPMSHGLILAGILFAIGLCGVMVRRNFLFMLMSLEIMMNATALAFVIAGSRWVDPDGQIMFIFILTLAAAEAAIGLAILLRFYHKRGHLDVDTANEMKG
- the nuoM gene encoding NADH-quinone oxidoreductase subunit M, producing the protein MIELQQTWMLPALIAIPFIAGLLCWLVERFNKRLPRWIALVGMILTFALSLVLWQYGNFSGMSKQVIAPDSAVPWVAEFSVPWIPSFGISFHLALDGLSLLMVALTGLLGIAAVACSWNEIQRRVGFFHLNLLWSLGGVIGVFLAIDLFLFFFFWEMMLVPIYFLIAIWGHDVVGKTKEYAATKFFIYTQASGLIMLIGILILVIISYAQKGVVSFNYNDLLGTSLGGWEYPIMLCFFIGFAVKLPIIPFHGWLPDAHAQAPTAGSVDLAGVLIKTAAYGLIRFVLPLFPVASQEFAPIAMTLGTIGIFYGAWLAFMQTDMKRLLAYTSISHMGFVVLAIYAGTLLSLQGLMIQMLAHGLSSAALFIMAGQLYERLHTRDLTLMGGMWGQFRYYAPILMFFCAALLGIPGTGNFIGEFMILFGSFAQYPVFVVFATFSLVLAGLYSLILIHRALFGTNNIAELALEETKSHGLPTRRLKDLGKRELSLLLVLAAGLVWLGLYPQPFLDTSSHAMQWINNAYIYSQVTQVDASQLLDAMEAR
- the nuoL gene encoding NADH-quinone oxidoreductase subunit L, yielding MSLLPLTFIFPLVGFLILAFMRDKLTEQVAAIVGVGSMLLSALCTLVVSYTFLTTSPAGTVIEIPLWTWFQVGDFAPNFGLSFDGLALTMTGVITGIGFLIHLFAAWYMKGDTGFARFFSYMNLFVASMLLLVLADNLFLLYLGWEGVGICSYLLIGYYYHDRANGRAAIKAFTVTRVGDVFLAFGLFLLFREFGTLNIQEIITRAPEVFDINNPIMMLTTMMLVGGAMGKSAQLPLHTWLADAMAGPTPVSALIHAATMVTAGVYLIARLHPLFELTPGILLYWVGGVGALTLVVAGFCALAQTDIKRILAYSTMSQIGYMFLALGVGAWQGAIFHLMTHAFFKALLFLSSGAVILAVHHEQDIFKMGGLRKKIPLVFWCYIVGGGALAAIPWVTVGFYSKEAILWETYATGHLVLFYMGVFGAFLTAIYTFRMIWIIFFGEEKTHAHKLSGVSYWLPLTVLLVLSTAVGAWITPPLQGVLPESVGHLLEVAGQAHAKHTAEYIAMGAMAAGLIIAALLYVVNKGRILTSFKRSRIGGGLYHWCYHGLGFDALYDLIFVKPFLFIGRLFKADPIDKTWYVLPKLASAGNKILSATQTGSLRGYATSFGLGMAVLLVLVMMTVV
- the nuoJ gene encoding NADH-quinone oxidoreductase subunit J, which encodes MMNILNHPELAGFYSLAAVAIFASLRVVTQANPVHAILSMIVSLLAIAGIFFVLGAPFAGALEIVVYAGAIMVLFVFVIMMLNLGMSNDEREEKWLDAGSWAIPTGLTIIIAVILYALIGLNDDGTAMIGGTTVSAKVVGTVLFTKYVMLIEVAALLLLAALVAAYHLGKEANDDEIVSDDSHKGQPSAARTKSYNHDSSHVENNAAETAEPYEYKDVDPRDYVGAKRVVVVKRVTRKESD